The Phoenix dactylifera cultivar Barhee BC4 chromosome 9, palm_55x_up_171113_PBpolish2nd_filt_p, whole genome shotgun sequence genome window below encodes:
- the LOC103709626 gene encoding protein CHUP1, chloroplastic-like, which produces MVDGRKRPEMELALRARPRVKPLLLKLGVALALSFAGFLVYHVRSRSRPPATPPASSAGGKTSDSLSEELRIRKKGETLAKIVNRTSTTTTTTTTTTTTTFVGLSPTRKSSGDGKGFPLPEFNDLVSTAFRAGGRDVETASTASTPKLECKEETAMEQEIAHLRKLVWSLRERERNLELQLLEYYGMKEQEAAMRELENQLKINSMETKLYSLKVDSLQAENMRLQSKVSDCSRAVAELNAARAKIKLLKKKLKSDAEQAKERIASLRQSLSVLQCREQKDGRNNAEVERKLKRLEELEGEVAELRMVNSKLERENSDLANRLEATQILASSVLEGPEPEASSDEIHQLRQANDKLTKDLEQLRTDRCADVEELVYLRWVNACLRYELRNYQAPPGKTVARDLSRSLSPKSEEKAKQLILEYANSGADEKSLSLADFDSEYSSSSQASNGELDDGCVDISMTKRSGSNKSKIFSKLKKLVLGKGAHTNKISSSDRTPTSYANSEKRASFSTCSIDEMIGRDSCNSLSSCLMDEPGQANRLAGMEAQPDEQHQGKVAQFQSHSRPSLDIQRLRKLNLEEVYRNDDETPYRYKNMDSREEISINLARNNSLLDHKRTDIPGKVELKKYADALKSTRGAEKLTRRSSSFSN; this is translated from the exons ATGGTAGATGGTCGTAAAAGACCGGAGATGGAATTGGCTCTGAGGGCCAGGCCCCGGGTGAAGCCCCTGCTTCTCAAACTGGGCGTCGCTCTCGCTCTCTCCTTCGCTGGATTCCTCGTATACCACGTCCGGTCTCGATCCCGGCCTCCCGCGACTCCTCCCGCCTCTTCAG CTGGTGGGAAGACATCTGATAGCCTCAGCGAAGAACTCCGCATCCGGAAAAAA GGAGAAACTTTGGCTAAGATCGTTAATAGGacttccaccaccaccaccaccaccacaacTACAACAACTACTACTTTTGTGGGGCTGTCTCCGACCAGGAAGAGTTCAGGAGATGGGAAGGGATTCCCCTTGCCGGAGTTTAATGATCTCGTGTCAACAGCATTCCGGGCAGGTGGGCGAGATGTGGAAACCGCCTCCACCGCCTCGACACCGAAGTTGGAGTGCAAAGAGGAGACGGCGATGGAGCAAGAGATTGCACACCTAAGGAAATTGGTATGGTCCCtccgggagagggagaggaatctGGAGCTGCAACTCCTTGAATACTACGGGATGAAAGAGCAAGAGGCTGCCATGAGAGAGCTTGAGAACCAGTTAAAGATCAACTCGATGGAAACCAAGTTGTACTCTTTAAAGGTCGACTCTTTGCAGGCTGAAAACATGAGGCTCCAGTCTAAGGTGTCGGATTGCTCGAGAGCCGTGGCTGAGCTGAATGCAGCAAGAGCGAAGATTAAACTTCTGAAGAAGAAGTTGAAATCAGATGCCGAGCAGGCAAAGGAGAGAATAGCTTCCCTTCGCCAGAGTCTCAGTGTGCTGCAATGCAGGGAGCAAAAGGATGGGAGAAATAATGCGGAGGTCGAGAGGAAGTTGAAGAGGCTGGAAGAGTTGGAAGGTGAAGTTGCAGAGCTAAGAATGGTGAACTCAAAGCTGGAACGGGAGAATTCTGATTTAGCAAATAGATTGGAGGCCACACAAATTCTTGCCTCTTCTGTTCTTGAGGGGCCGGAG CCCGAAGCATCATCGGACGAAATCCATCAGCTGAGACAAGcaaatgacaagttgactaagGACCTTGAGCAGCTCCGAACAGATCGATGTGCCGATGTTGAGGAATTGGTGTATCTTAGATGGGTCAATGCTTGCCTACGGTATGAGCTGAGGAACTATCAAGCCCCTCCAGGCAAAACAGTTGCAAGAGATCTAAGCAGGAGTTTGAGTCCCAAGTCAGAGGAGAAGGCCAAACAGCTCATATTGGAATACGCAAATTCTGGTGCCGATGAGAAGAGCTTGAGTCTCGCTGACTTCGACTCGGAGTACTCTTCTTCTTCACAAGCATCCAATGGAGAACTCGATGACGGTTGCGTCGATATCTCCATGACGAAACGTAGCGGTTcgaataaatcaaaaatttttagCAAGCTTAAGAAGCTGGTCTTGGGGAAAGGTGCACACACAAACAAAATTTCGTCTTCAGATCGAACTCCCACAAGCTATGCTAATTCTGAAAAAAGGGCATCTTTTTCCACCTGTTCCATTGATGAAATGATTGGAAGAGACTCGTGCAATAGCCTTTCTTCATGCCTCATGGATGAACCTGGCCAGGCCAATCGATTGGCAGGAATGGAAGCACAGCCAGATGAACAGCACCAGGGTAAGGTTGCTCAGTTTCAAAGCCACTCTAGGCCCTCTTTGGATATCCAAAGGCTAAGGAAGCTCAACCTCGAAGAAGTTTATCGGAATGATGATGAGACACCATATAGGTACAAGAACATGGACTCCAGAGAGGAGATATCGATTAATTTGGCTCGGAATAATAGTCTGCTTGACCACAAACGCACTGATATTCCTGGGAAGGTTGAGCTTAAGAAGTATGCAGATGCTTTGAAGAGCACACGAGGGGCAGAGAAGCTCACTAGGAGATCATCATCCTTTAGCAACTGA
- the LOC103709594 gene encoding GDSL esterase/lipase APG — MARHAGNAYAAVLVALFFFAVIGGDAQSSTALVPAIITFGDSTVDVGNNDYIHTAFKANCPPYGRDFVNHQATGRFCNGKLATDITANTLGFTSYPPAYLSPQASGKNLLMGVNFASAASGYYDETAYLNHAIPLPQQLKYYKEYQSKLAMVAGSKQASSILSGALYILSAGASDFIQNYYINPDLYKSQSPDQYSSLLVSIFTQFVKDLYGLGARKIGVTSLPPLGCLPLSITLFGHGSHQCVPRLNGDAQNYNRKLGAAVNSLAKQLPQLKIAVFDVYTPLYDLATNPSKKGFFEARRGCCGTGTIETTTLLCNPKSIGTCPDASKYVFWDSVHPSEAANQVIADSLVNQGINLIS, encoded by the exons ATGGCGAGGCACGCCGGCAATGCGTATGCTGCTGTGCTCgtggctctcttcttcttcgcGGTTATCGGCGGAGATGCGCAATCTTCGACCGCTCTCGTCCCGGCCATCATAACATTTGGTGACTCCACGGTTGATGTGGGCAACAACGACTACATCCACACCGCATTCAAGGCAAATTGCCCGCCTTATGGGAGGGACTTCGTGAACCATCAGGCGACCGGGAGGTTCTGCAATGGAAAACTGGCGACCGATATCACTG CTAATACTCTGGGGTTTACCAGCTATCCGCCGGCATATCTTAGCCCGCAAGCGTCTGGAAAGAACCTCCTGATGGGAGTCAACTTTGCTTCTGCTGCATCTGGGTATTATGATGAAACAGCGTACTTAAAT CATGCCATTCCTCTGCCCCAGCAGTTGAAATATTACAAGGAATATCAGTCCAAGCTTGCAATGGTGGCCGGGAGCAAGCAGGCATCATCCATCCTCTCCGGCGCGCTCTACATTCTGAGCGCTGGAGCCAGCGACTTCATACAGAACTACTACATCAACCCTGACCTTTATAAGTCCCAGTCCCCTGACCAATACTCTTCGTTGCTCGTTTCCATCTTCACACAATTCGTTAAG GATCTCTACGGCTTAGGGGCTCGAAAGATTGGAGTGACTTCACTGCCACCATTAGGATGCCTTCCTCTATCAATCACACTCTTTGGACATGGCAGCCACCAATGCGTCCCCAGGCTTAATGGTGATGCCCAGAACTACAACAGGAAGCTCGGTGCTGCAGTGAACTCATTAGCAAAGCAGCTCCCCCAGCTAAAGATAGCGGTCTTCGATGTCTACACGCCCCTCTATGATCTTGCCACCAATCCTTCTAAAAAGG GCTTCTTTGAGGCGAGGAGAGGCTGCTGTGGGACTGGGACCATCGAGACAACCACGCTGCTGTGCAACCCCAAGTCGATTGGGACGTGCCCGGATGCTAGTAAGTATGTGTTCTGGGACAGCGTCCACCCATCCGAAGCTGCGAACCAAGTAATTGCCGACTCTCTggtcaaccaaggcatcaaccTTATTTCGTGA